A window of Sphingorhabdus lacus contains these coding sequences:
- a CDS encoding M1 family metallopeptidase, with the protein MEKHIQIRIAAFCALALASLLSPSISWANESPWVISNGQADAGLYEPRHIQKAYEKGTRSRDGKPGPNYWQNHATHKIKVTVAPPDKKVRGEQVIIYTNNSPDPLPALVFRMYMDAHKPEALREYPTSRDFMTSGITVEEFSVDGAVMLWDDPKSPVAGMNFPGSTTHTILLPKPIPPKGSVSIKMRWNYDLVRDKGWKEGAIDDSTFFLAYFFPRVTNYSDDSGWDTRLFTMGREFNNDFADFDVEVVSPRDYVVWATGELQNPADVLQPEIVARLKASEKSDQVATIAEAADIKGGKVTARAAMLSWKWRAKHVPDFALALSNHYRWQASSVVVAPSTGRRVGVQAAYADSATDFKPMVEYGRQALQFASTKYPGVPYPYPKTTIILGGADEEYPMMVNDGSNIGSPEAASLPENAFTGFVATHEILHSWFPFYMGINEKRYPFMDEGWTTAFEYLRNREVLGVEKADALFKDFRVVKVGWPEAASGNEIPVITPHDSLFGQASVFAFNQYGKAALGYLALKDLMGDEAFKKGLHTFMERWHGKRPLPWDMFNSFNNAGVGDHSWFFKNWFFGYNYMDLAVGEVRTDGGSHIVKVHNPGGMAMPFDLILNYADGTSERVHRTPAAWQSDGGATDVTVSNGKTLSAVTLDTGIFVDFNPKDNSWKQ; encoded by the coding sequence TTGGAAAAGCATATTCAAATTCGTATCGCCGCCTTTTGCGCACTTGCATTGGCCAGTCTCCTTTCTCCTTCCATCTCGTGGGCGAACGAATCCCCATGGGTGATTTCCAACGGTCAGGCCGATGCCGGGCTTTACGAGCCACGCCATATCCAGAAAGCCTATGAAAAAGGGACGCGCAGCCGCGACGGGAAACCGGGGCCGAACTATTGGCAGAATCATGCGACCCATAAGATAAAGGTCACCGTCGCTCCCCCTGATAAGAAGGTTCGCGGCGAACAGGTAATCATCTACACCAACAACAGCCCCGATCCGCTTCCTGCTCTGGTTTTCCGCATGTACATGGATGCGCACAAGCCGGAAGCGCTCCGTGAATATCCCACGTCGCGCGATTTCATGACTTCGGGCATTACGGTCGAAGAGTTCAGCGTCGACGGTGCGGTGATGCTATGGGACGATCCCAAGAGTCCCGTGGCAGGAATGAACTTTCCCGGCAGTACGACGCATACCATCCTGTTGCCCAAACCGATTCCTCCGAAAGGAAGCGTGTCGATCAAGATGCGCTGGAACTATGATCTAGTGCGCGACAAGGGCTGGAAAGAAGGCGCGATTGATGACAGCACTTTCTTCCTCGCCTATTTCTTTCCGCGCGTCACCAACTACAGCGACGACAGCGGCTGGGACACGCGATTATTCACCATGGGACGGGAGTTTAACAACGACTTTGCCGATTTCGATGTCGAGGTTGTTTCGCCGCGCGACTATGTGGTGTGGGCAACCGGCGAACTCCAAAACCCGGCCGACGTTCTGCAACCTGAGATCGTCGCCCGCCTGAAGGCCAGCGAGAAAAGCGATCAGGTTGCAACGATCGCTGAAGCCGCCGACATCAAGGGCGGTAAGGTAACGGCCCGTGCGGCAATGCTGAGCTGGAAATGGCGGGCAAAGCATGTGCCTGATTTTGCACTGGCACTCAGCAACCACTACCGATGGCAGGCATCGAGTGTAGTAGTGGCGCCTTCGACGGGCCGCCGCGTGGGTGTACAGGCGGCCTATGCCGACAGCGCGACCGACTTCAAACCGATGGTCGAATATGGCCGACAGGCGTTGCAATTTGCCTCCACCAAATATCCGGGAGTTCCCTATCCGTACCCCAAAACGACAATCATATTGGGCGGCGCGGATGAGGAATATCCGATGATGGTCAATGACGGATCAAATATCGGCAGCCCGGAAGCCGCAAGCCTGCCTGAAAATGCCTTCACCGGCTTTGTTGCGACGCATGAAATCCTGCACAGCTGGTTCCCCTTTTACATGGGTATCAACGAGAAACGTTATCCCTTCATGGACGAAGGCTGGACAACCGCGTTCGAATATCTCCGCAACCGCGAGGTGCTTGGCGTCGAAAAAGCGGATGCCCTGTTCAAGGATTTCCGGGTGGTCAAGGTCGGCTGGCCGGAAGCTGCTTCAGGTAATGAAATTCCGGTGATTACGCCGCATGATTCGCTGTTTGGCCAAGCGTCGGTATTTGCATTCAACCAATATGGGAAAGCCGCGCTCGGCTATCTGGCGCTCAAGGACCTGATGGGAGATGAGGCGTTCAAAAAGGGCCTGCACACCTTCATGGAGCGTTGGCACGGCAAGCGTCCCTTGCCTTGGGATATGTTCAACAGCTTCAATAATGCAGGCGTCGGCGATCATAGCTGGTTCTTCAAAAACTGGTTCTTTGGCTATAACTATATGGACCTTGCCGTCGGTGAGGTGCGTACGGACGGGGGATCGCATATTGTAAAGGTGCACAATCCAGGAGGCATGGCGATGCCGTTCGACCTCATCCTCAACTATGCCGACGGCACCAGCGAGCGTGTGCATCGCACGCCTGCAGCATGGCAATCGGATGGCGGCGCAACCGACGTTACCGTTTCAAACGGCAAGACACTCAGCGCCGTTACACTCGACACCGGGATTTTTGTGGACTTCAATCCGAAGGATAACAGCTGGAAACAGTGA
- a CDS encoding helix-turn-helix transcriptional regulator, with the protein MDRYENRHRDIELSCVESAGAEQCVDPTPGASALQDALHLIRQLGPDAQRTVATAATAQFGEWLGWPAWLTDGTALPSAEPLPSRVTLADDLILIANIVDRGEASGIIARLFGEFKIPAAPITVPALYNAPTLQDALQFFIRAAAFGTPFLKIDLRHHQDGFSIVVDSELNPGSLRDFCAIAILSTAYRFVSFFVTGDAAEIDIDVEVMEGSALVAPLQKLPCGITCGARHYAIHGAAEWLSIKNLRSDAAFWNFALERMAVAEREGSRSDIVRRIRTAICAAMEIDARVPRLKQIAALEGVSERTLVRTLAAQGIKFHQLVEEERRMKAAELIGNSAISLTDIARLLGFTDMSSFGRSYRQWFGVTPGQARSRRSA; encoded by the coding sequence ATGGATCGCTATGAAAATCGTCATCGCGATATTGAGCTAAGTTGCGTCGAGTCCGCCGGGGCGGAGCAATGTGTCGACCCGACGCCCGGCGCCTCTGCCTTGCAGGACGCTCTTCACCTGATCCGGCAATTGGGACCCGACGCACAGCGCACGGTAGCAACCGCGGCGACCGCGCAATTTGGGGAATGGCTGGGCTGGCCAGCCTGGCTCACCGACGGCACCGCGCTACCCTCCGCCGAGCCATTGCCCAGCCGGGTCACATTGGCGGACGATTTGATTCTGATCGCCAATATTGTGGATCGGGGCGAAGCATCCGGAATCATCGCACGCTTGTTCGGCGAGTTCAAAATACCCGCCGCGCCTATCACGGTTCCGGCGCTCTACAATGCCCCGACCTTGCAGGACGCATTGCAATTTTTCATCCGGGCAGCTGCCTTCGGCACACCCTTTTTGAAGATTGATTTGCGCCACCATCAGGATGGCTTTTCGATTGTCGTGGATTCCGAACTGAACCCCGGCTCGCTTCGTGATTTTTGCGCCATCGCGATCCTCTCCACCGCATATCGCTTCGTCAGCTTTTTCGTTACAGGCGACGCCGCCGAGATCGATATAGATGTCGAGGTCATGGAAGGTTCGGCATTGGTCGCCCCGTTGCAGAAACTGCCTTGCGGGATAACCTGCGGCGCGCGGCACTATGCGATCCACGGCGCGGCCGAATGGTTGTCAATCAAGAATCTGCGTTCCGACGCGGCTTTTTGGAACTTCGCCCTAGAACGCATGGCTGTGGCCGAGCGGGAGGGAAGCCGGTCCGACATTGTCCGCAGGATCCGCACCGCCATCTGTGCCGCGATGGAAATTGATGCCCGCGTCCCGCGGCTGAAGCAAATTGCGGCCCTCGAAGGTGTGTCCGAGCGGACATTGGTGCGCACATTGGCGGCGCAGGGCATCAAGTTCCACCAGCTTGTGGAAGAAGAGCGCAGGATGAAAGCGGCGGAGCTGATCGGTAACAGCGCGATCAGCCTGACCGATATCGCGCGCCTCCTGGGCTTCACCGATATGTCGAGTTTCGGGCGTTCCTACCGGCAATGGTTCGGGGTTACGCCGGGTCAGGCACGAAGCCGAAGAAGCGCGTGA
- a CDS encoding MFS transporter has protein sequence MTAALPFRRIRSLRTGQPDGFATICLTKFWERVAYYGLQAILILYLTEYLLVTRAADEIWLVASISTLFEVKGQALASSITGGFLTLISIIPIVGGVITDRVLGPARAILVGGSIMALGHLAMAYEPALILALTCIALGIGLFRGAIASQLGSLYDTDSRRVEGFQLYFLAVNLAGLAGPFVVGTIGEEAGWHWGFATSAFAMLVALSIYAFGHFDPAKARKVEVPAYAPSSTLLSARKWPSNILLIAGVGLLAIPNFQLFNAYLLCVKKDFALMLFGQPIPVSWLVGMDAALSLCVLVASVPAWRALERHIGPVSSLTRASFGALFVCAGTCMLLAAALMGGGGKLTLLWCVAFQFLNAAGLAQILPAALAELGSKDNVKGSATSISGYFLGLFFAGLLSTVLAARFEALPITTFWSLHLGCAVAGAAMLLLAKKAADHFVRAQGQMG, from the coding sequence GTGACAGCGGCACTTCCCTTTCGGCGCATTAGATCGCTCCGAACGGGTCAGCCGGACGGTTTCGCAACAATCTGCCTCACCAAATTCTGGGAACGCGTCGCCTATTACGGGCTGCAGGCAATCCTGATCCTCTACCTGACCGAATATCTTCTGGTCACCCGAGCGGCCGACGAGATCTGGCTCGTTGCGTCGATCAGTACCCTCTTTGAGGTCAAAGGGCAGGCACTGGCCTCCAGCATTACGGGTGGCTTTTTGACGCTCATCTCGATCATTCCGATCGTGGGTGGCGTCATCACAGACCGGGTTCTGGGGCCAGCACGAGCCATATTGGTCGGTGGATCGATCATGGCCTTGGGTCATTTGGCGATGGCATATGAGCCCGCGCTTATTTTGGCGCTAACTTGCATAGCGCTCGGCATTGGGCTGTTTCGCGGCGCAATCGCCAGCCAGTTGGGGTCGCTCTACGACACCGACTCCCGACGCGTCGAAGGGTTCCAACTCTACTTTCTCGCAGTGAACCTCGCCGGTCTGGCGGGGCCTTTTGTGGTCGGCACGATCGGCGAGGAAGCCGGCTGGCATTGGGGGTTCGCAACCTCCGCTTTCGCCATGCTCGTCGCGCTCTCCATTTACGCCTTTGGCCATTTCGACCCTGCGAAAGCCCGGAAAGTCGAGGTGCCGGCATATGCCCCATCTTCCACCCTCTTGTCCGCTCGCAAATGGCCGTCGAACATCCTGCTGATCGCGGGCGTAGGGCTGCTCGCCATTCCCAACTTTCAATTGTTCAATGCCTATCTGCTGTGCGTGAAAAAGGACTTCGCCCTTATGCTCTTTGGTCAGCCGATACCTGTCAGCTGGCTGGTCGGAATGGATGCAGCGCTCAGCCTGTGCGTGCTCGTGGCGTCGGTCCCGGCCTGGCGGGCGCTGGAACGCCACATCGGTCCGGTATCCTCGCTGACCCGGGCAAGTTTCGGTGCGCTTTTTGTATGTGCTGGCACATGCATGCTGTTGGCAGCGGCGCTGATGGGCGGCGGGGGGAAGCTCACACTCCTATGGTGTGTGGCGTTCCAGTTTCTGAACGCCGCGGGCCTTGCGCAAATCCTGCCGGCTGCCCTCGCCGAACTTGGCAGCAAAGACAATGTGAAGGGTTCGGCCACGTCGATTTCGGGCTATTTTCTCGGCCTGTTCTTTGCAGGGCTGCTCAGCACAGTGCTGGCGGCGCGTTTTGAAGCCTTACCGATTACAACCTTCTGGTCGCTCCACCTCGGCTGCGCCGTTGCCGGTGCGGCCATGCTCCTGCTGGCAAAAAAGGCGGCCGACCATTTCGTGCGGGCGCAAGGGCAAATGGGTTAG
- a CDS encoding CPBP family intramembrane glutamic endopeptidase yields MSEVTSPPPTWLRILQFPLIRLVLLGVPLFGGIAFSNTFMEENKGNAVAAIVAATAMVSLAMCIYVGFVRWIERREVTEFELSAMPRELGIGLLIGAGLYTGCMIILYVLGIFRIDGFNPVSIMLPAIALAISSGFLEELLFRGALFRIVEEWLGSWVSIIVSSAVFGLTHLANPDATMTGALFISVEAGLLLAAAYMLTRRLWMSIGFHMAWNYTQSAVFGGVVSGGVAEPGLIKPIINGSDLLTGGKFGLEASLTAFTLCTTAGVILLVKAHRRGHIVPPFWKQKN; encoded by the coding sequence ATGAGTGAAGTAACATCGCCACCGCCAACATGGCTGCGAATATTGCAGTTCCCGCTTATCCGCTTGGTTCTGCTTGGCGTGCCGCTATTTGGGGGCATCGCCTTCAGCAATACATTCATGGAAGAAAACAAGGGCAACGCTGTTGCAGCTATCGTCGCGGCCACTGCGATGGTGTCATTGGCCATGTGCATTTACGTCGGCTTTGTCCGCTGGATCGAGCGCCGCGAAGTCACCGAGTTTGAACTATCCGCTATGCCAAGGGAGTTGGGCATCGGGCTATTGATAGGGGCCGGCCTCTATACCGGATGCATGATCATTTTGTACGTGCTGGGGATTTTCCGCATTGACGGATTTAACCCTGTGTCCATCATGCTGCCGGCGATTGCCCTGGCGATCAGCTCCGGCTTTCTTGAAGAATTGCTGTTTCGCGGCGCCCTGTTTCGCATCGTTGAAGAATGGTTGGGGAGCTGGGTTTCGATCATCGTATCGTCCGCCGTATTTGGCCTGACCCATCTCGCCAACCCCGATGCGACGATGACCGGCGCGTTGTTCATCAGCGTCGAGGCAGGCCTTCTGCTCGCCGCGGCCTATATGCTGACCCGCCGGTTATGGATGAGCATCGGCTTCCATATGGCATGGAATTACACGCAATCGGCCGTGTTTGGCGGGGTTGTGTCCGGCGGCGTTGCAGAGCCGGGACTCATCAAGCCGATCATTAACGGGTCCGATTTGCTGACCGGAGGAAAATTTGGACTGGAAGCTTCGCTGACCGCGTTCACTTTATGCACGACCGCGGGCGTGATCCTGCTCGTCAAGGCGCATCGGCGCGGCCACATCGTGCCGCCATTCTGGAAGCAGAAGAACTAA
- a CDS encoding CPBP family intramembrane glutamic endopeptidase: MGTSSIRLLISVFAVVLWVAVTMGLALLQVAEGTSLDQLVSQQIVWGPPAAAALLLVIMWAMKWKDVGFNAVRPVSSWRLIWFPMLFVSGFFAAAVFLHAPVPKAILLTVTINTMFVGFSEELAFRGVLWGAARKALPFWGAFFLVTFLFGIVHVLNALLTGQFAAAGVQAFNAMLSGSAFLALRIRTHALLPVMIVHWLWDLSVFILLSGRSGPAEPAAAPLEQFLGALIIVGPMALYGFYLIRNAQVREGWQDDRTTSPDFLTPQKGE, encoded by the coding sequence ATGGGCACATCATCCATTAGGCTGCTTATATCGGTTTTTGCCGTTGTCTTGTGGGTCGCGGTGACGATGGGGCTCGCTTTGCTTCAGGTCGCGGAAGGCACGTCGCTTGACCAGCTTGTGTCCCAGCAAATTGTGTGGGGGCCGCCCGCCGCTGCCGCCTTATTGCTCGTGATCATGTGGGCGATGAAGTGGAAAGATGTCGGATTCAACGCCGTTCGGCCGGTATCGTCCTGGCGCTTGATCTGGTTCCCGATGCTGTTCGTCTCCGGCTTTTTTGCCGCAGCGGTTTTTCTGCATGCGCCTGTACCGAAAGCGATCCTGCTGACGGTCACGATCAACACCATGTTTGTAGGCTTCAGCGAGGAATTGGCCTTTCGCGGTGTTTTATGGGGCGCGGCGCGCAAGGCCCTTCCCTTTTGGGGCGCGTTCTTCCTCGTCACTTTCCTGTTCGGGATCGTTCATGTTTTGAACGCGCTATTGACCGGTCAATTTGCCGCCGCAGGCGTTCAGGCGTTCAACGCGATGCTGAGTGGATCCGCCTTTCTTGCGCTTCGCATCCGTACCCATGCTCTCTTACCCGTAATGATTGTGCATTGGTTGTGGGATTTGTCGGTCTTCATTCTCTTGTCCGGTCGCTCCGGTCCGGCAGAGCCTGCCGCTGCACCGTTGGAACAGTTTTTGGGCGCATTGATCATAGTCGGCCCGATGGCATTATACGGTTTCTATCTGATCCGGAACGCGCAGGTTCGCGAAGGCTGGCAAGATGATCGCACCACTTCCCCTGACTTCTTAACCCCCCAAAAAGGAGAATGA
- a CDS encoding M13 family metallopeptidase: protein MKTSFFASVAALMFIAQPNALLAAPAEAGTAKPQLGEWGVETRNMSTTVRPGDDFYRYVNEGWLKTAKPPAGIPYIDASVDVYLSTEKRIGGLIAETRQKTGDPGSPEQLIGDFHRSHSNMERRNALGLTPIASTLSIVAGTTDRMDMAKIMAMPWIDGLVGAGVVTDADDPKRQIAAVGVGGLTMPSRDYYLADAEPYIGHRKALLDYIASTFRRAGIADADARAAKVMALETEIAKRQWTTAQRRDVVALNNVMSPAQLKAYAPGFPWDAFLAEMKFDKQARIKVLTDTAVQDIAKLFADTPVPDLQSFLAFKTLDAWADSLSEPWVQAHFDFHVKRLQDTPERRPAELESIAAVNAAFGEEVGRLYVGKYFGASDRAKVDEMVGYLRDTYRERIEKLEWMDEATRAEALNKLAKVTRYIGYPERWHDRSNVRIAADDLVGNQNRLSDWARADSLKRLSEETRRWEFPYTPQEVNAGYSQSQNSITFPAGILQPPFFDPNADPAVNFGSIAAVIGHEFGHGFDDQGSRSDGDGKLRDWWTKAARSEFDKRTAGLVDQYNRYEALPGLTINGRQNLGENIGDLGGLSVAYAAYQRFVKEKQGAKAPVIGGFTGDQRFFLSWAQLWRNVMTEGETRRRILSDNHSPGEFRVNGVVRNVDAWYTAFNIKPGDKLYLPPEQRVRIW from the coding sequence ATGAAAACATCATTTTTTGCAAGCGTAGCCGCGTTGATGTTCATAGCGCAGCCAAATGCCTTACTGGCGGCCCCCGCCGAAGCAGGCACGGCTAAACCGCAGCTTGGCGAATGGGGTGTCGAAACGCGCAACATGTCGACGACGGTTCGGCCCGGCGATGATTTCTATCGCTATGTCAATGAAGGCTGGCTCAAGACGGCCAAGCCGCCCGCGGGTATCCCTTATATCGATGCCTCGGTCGATGTGTATCTGTCGACGGAAAAGCGGATTGGCGGTCTCATCGCCGAGACGCGGCAAAAGACAGGGGATCCGGGAAGTCCGGAACAATTAATTGGTGATTTTCACCGATCCCATTCCAATATGGAACGGCGCAACGCGCTTGGCCTCACCCCTATTGCCAGCACCTTGTCGATTGTCGCGGGCACCACCGACCGCATGGACATGGCAAAAATCATGGCGATGCCCTGGATCGACGGTCTGGTTGGTGCCGGGGTTGTGACCGATGCCGATGACCCCAAGCGGCAGATTGCGGCCGTAGGGGTTGGCGGCCTGACGATGCCATCGCGCGACTATTATCTGGCCGACGCTGAACCCTATATCGGGCACCGCAAGGCGCTGCTGGACTATATCGCATCGACATTTCGCCGTGCCGGCATTGCGGACGCCGATGCGCGCGCCGCCAAAGTCATGGCGCTCGAAACCGAAATCGCAAAGCGGCAGTGGACTACCGCACAACGGCGCGATGTTGTGGCCTTGAACAATGTCATGAGCCCGGCGCAGTTGAAAGCCTATGCGCCGGGCTTCCCCTGGGACGCCTTTTTGGCCGAGATGAAGTTTGACAAGCAGGCGCGTATCAAAGTTCTGACGGATACTGCCGTCCAGGACATTGCGAAATTATTCGCCGACACTCCGGTCCCCGACTTGCAGTCTTTCTTGGCATTCAAAACGCTGGATGCCTGGGCGGATTCGCTATCCGAGCCATGGGTTCAGGCGCACTTCGATTTTCATGTCAAACGGCTTCAGGATACGCCGGAGCGGCGTCCTGCCGAACTTGAAAGTATCGCCGCCGTCAACGCCGCCTTCGGTGAGGAAGTGGGCCGTCTATATGTCGGAAAATATTTCGGCGCATCCGACCGGGCCAAGGTGGACGAGATGGTGGGTTATCTCCGCGACACATATCGCGAGCGTATCGAGAAGCTCGAATGGATGGATGAAGCGACCCGCGCGGAAGCGCTCAACAAACTGGCAAAGGTCACACGCTATATCGGCTATCCCGAACGGTGGCACGACCGTTCGAATGTGCGTATCGCGGCCGACGATCTTGTGGGCAACCAGAACAGGCTATCGGACTGGGCGCGGGCCGATAGCCTGAAAAGACTGTCCGAAGAAACGCGGCGGTGGGAATTTCCCTACACCCCGCAAGAGGTCAACGCCGGTTACAGCCAGTCGCAAAACTCGATCACCTTTCCGGCCGGAATATTGCAGCCGCCCTTCTTCGATCCGAATGCTGATCCTGCGGTCAATTTCGGTTCGATCGCGGCGGTGATTGGCCATGAATTCGGTCATGGCTTTGACGATCAGGGAAGCCGCTCCGACGGCGACGGGAAGTTGCGCGACTGGTGGACAAAGGCGGCCCGCAGCGAGTTCGACAAGCGCACGGCCGGACTGGTCGACCAGTATAACCGATATGAGGCTTTGCCGGGTCTGACAATTAATGGCCGTCAAAATCTGGGCGAAAATATTGGCGATCTCGGTGGTCTGTCCGTGGCCTATGCGGCCTATCAGCGTTTTGTGAAGGAAAAGCAGGGCGCAAAGGCCCCCGTCATTGGCGGCTTCACCGGCGACCAGCGCTTCTTTCTGTCCTGGGCGCAACTGTGGCGCAATGTCATGACGGAGGGTGAAACCCGGCGGCGCATCCTTTCCGACAACCACAGCCCCGGAGAATTTCGCGTCAATGGCGTCGTCCGAAATGTCGACGCCTGGTACACAGCGTTCAATATAAAGCCGGGCGACAAACTCTACCTGCCGCCCGAACAGCGCGTCCGGATTTGGTGA